One genomic segment of Anguilla anguilla isolate fAngAng1 chromosome 2, fAngAng1.pri, whole genome shotgun sequence includes these proteins:
- the LOC118221908 gene encoding LOW QUALITY PROTEIN: meteorin-like protein (The sequence of the model RefSeq protein was modified relative to this genomic sequence to represent the inferred CDS: deleted 1 base in 1 codon), with product MLSPFLAYFVAVLLLCRVASSQYSSDQCSWRGSGLTHEAHARDVEQVYLRCSQGSLEWLYPTGAIIVNLRPNMAAQAAGPLSVCVKPAADSRGANVYLEKGGRLRLLLREQDQAPGRLHCFGLQEGALFIEAVARRDISRKITAFQYELFSGRQRPELHSLTAPCQPCNDAEVLLAVCTSDFAGRGSIQGVEEEAGQSAVAVRLSQLYRQKSKVFSSAGGAGQRWVGRVKTPLQCGVRPGEGEFLFTGTVHFGEAWLGCAPRYKDFLKLYQEAVAQGTNPCHIDTE from the exons ATGCTGTCACCGTTTTTAGCTTACTTTGTGgcggtgctgctgctgtgccGGGTAGCGTCCTCGCAGTACTCGAGCGACCAGTGCAGTTGGAGGGGAAG CGGGCTGACGCACGAGGCTCACGCGCGGGACGTGGAGCAGGTGTACCTGCGCTGCTCCCAGGGCTCGCTGGAGTGGCTGTACCCCACGGGCGCCATCATCGTCAACCTGCGGCCCAACATGGCCGCCCAGGCCGCCGGGCCGCTCAGCGTCTGCGTCAAGCCCGCGGCGGACTCGCGCGGCGCCAACGTCTACCTGGAGAAGGGCGGCCGGCTCCGGCTGCTGCTGCGCGAGCAGGACCAGGCGCCGGGCCGCCTGCACTGCTTCGgcctccaggagggggcgctgttcatCGAGGCCGTCGCCCGCCGCGACATCAGCCGCAAGATCACCGCCTTCCAGTACGAGCTGTTCAGCGGCAGGCAGAGGCCCGAGCTGCACTCCCTGACGG CTCCCTGTCAGCCTTGCAATGATGCAGAGGTACTTCTCGCTGTGTGCACCAGTGATTTTG ctgGGCGTGGCAGTATccagggggtggaggaggaggcggggcagtCGGCGGTTGCCGTAAGGTTGAGCCAGCTGTACAGGCAGAAGAGCAAGGTGTTCAGctcggcggggggggcgggccaG CGATGGGTGGGGCGAGTGAAGACGCCCCTCCAGTGCGGCGTGAGGCCCGGGGAGGGCGAGTTCCTCTTTACCGGGACGGTACATTTCGGGGAGGCATGGCTGGGGTGCGCCCCGCGGTACAAGGACTTCCTGAAGCTGTACCAGGAGGCCGTGGCGCAGGGAACCAATCCCTGTCACATAGACACAGAATGA